Proteins from one Anopheles nili chromosome 2, idAnoNiliSN_F5_01, whole genome shotgun sequence genomic window:
- the LOC128720015 gene encoding uncharacterized protein LOC128720015 → MRCSVCNYYSWSYFIAFGEIFISFHIARAFLHCARATGLSQELSCSDVEPIFVLLVLYNLLSLLLIIGVTKRNEKLLQIYQTCTITLKASAIVRRIVLSATEYNESNVGKTIVELKIIIVFTLIFTLEALVVAGACRKMRREQQEQLYYIDVV, encoded by the exons ATGCGCTGCTCCGTGTGCAACTACTACTCGTGGAGTTACTTCATCGCTTTCGGGGAGATTTTCATCTCTTTTCACATCGCCCGAGCTTTCCTGCACTGTGCCCGAGCCACGGGATTGTCGCAGGAACTGAGCTGCTCCGATG TGGAACCCATCTTCGTGCTGCTAGTTCTTTACAACTTGCTCTCACTGCTGCTAATCATCGGTGTAACAAAG CGCAATGAAAAGCTGCTGCAGATTTACCAGACGTGCACCATCACGCTCAAAGCTTCCGCCATCGTCCGACGGATAGTGCTCAGTGCCACCGAGTACAACGAGAGCAATGTCGGAAAAACCATCGTTGAGCTGAAGATCATCATCGTGTTCACTT TGATTTTCACCCTGGAAGCCCTCGTAGTCGCTGGAGCCTGCCGGAAAATGCGTCGAGAGCAGCAGGAGCAACTCTACTACATCGACGTGGTTTAG
- the LOC128722189 gene encoding leucine-rich repeat-containing protein 15-like: MFRYCLLALAWSLLSVAFAEDNDYVDVCFDHEGEKPPHCEFIDFDDVFQSSSTVKFNWSFITKLSISNKKIIGVPTKMFASLPNLESFIVLNSLFYREIDPNSFVDCNKLSHVEITGTNITLLDSHLFPKTPKLQYLLFHHNRLSEIKHDTFEFLVELEELNLSYNNLTRLPSGVFHKQRKLKLLDLNHNRLVLLNLDSWLTTDGIIAMTFLDASYNQLVDMAWTDIGVRKVNLKYNNLTSVHINNNSIEVHASHNAIDSVVIGSGCNLEKLYLAHNNLHSFEWLEHCADTLRSLDISHNLQQKNTDFLNMKQITSLNIECTNISLNYKTLHDLRKLRFLDISYNNLKKIDLENLTSQRLLERLMISGNPIANISIGLIKRNFPNLKALGIYDLPWNSTSLSIAIDDLKKHDIQPYIRSDYLFDESKCPLKVAPSFGNETDHELGEDGRDRHEHGIAGDKTAEYVVIALLLCMVCGLIGKLFVDSRYFPVLFKERIQRRSSISHESLVSCDLNG, from the exons ATGTTCCGATACTG CTTGTTGGCGTTGGCCTGGAGTCTTCTGTCGGTAGCGTTTGCCGAAGATAATGATTACGTGGACGTTTGCTTCGATCATGAaggagaaaaaccaccccattgTGAATTCATCGATTTCGATGACGTCTTCCAGTCGTCCAGCACCGTCAAGTTCAACTGGAGCTTTATCACGAAGCTGTCGATCAGCAATAAGAAGATAATTGGTGTGCCAACGAAAATGTTTGCCTCACTCCCAAACCTGGAGAGCTTCATCGTGCTGAACAGCTTGTTTTACCGAGAGATTGATCCGAACAGTTTCGTCGATTGTAACAAGCTCAGCCACGTCGAGATCACCGGTACCAACATAACGCTGCTGGATTCACACTTGTTCCCGAAAACCCCCAAGCTGCAGTACCTGCTGTTTCACCATAACCGCCTGTCGGAGATAAAACATGACACGTTCGAGTTTCTCGTGGAGCTGGAGGAGCTCAACCTCTCGTACAACAACCTCACCAGATTGCCCAGTGGCGTGTTTCACAAGCAACGGAAGCTGAAGTTGCTCGACCTGAACCACAACCGGCTGGTGTTGCTCAATCTCGACAGTTGGCTCACCACAGATGGGATCATCGCCATGACGTTCCTTGACGCGTCATACAACCAACTGGTCGACATGGCCTGGACGGATATCGGCGTGCGTAAGGTGAACCTGAAGTACAACAACCTAACATCCGTtcacatcaacaacaacagcatcgaGGTGCACGCGTCCCACAACGCGATCGATTCCGTCGTAATCGGTAGTGGCTGTAACCTAGAGAAACTCTACCTCGCCCACAACAACCTGCATAGCTTCGAGTGGCTCGAGCACTGTGCCGATACGCTACGATCGCTGGACATTTCGCACAACCTGCAACAAAAGAATACCGACTTCCTGAACATGAAGCAAATCACATCCCTCAACATCGAGTGTACCAACATCAGCCTGAACTACAAGACGCTGCACGACTTACGCAAGCTGCGCTTTCTGGACATCTCATACAACAACCTGAAGAAGATCGACCTGGAAAATCTCACGTCACAGCGGCTTCTGGAGCGGTTGATGATCAGCGGAAATCCGATCGCGAACAtttcaatcggtttgatcAAGCGCAACTTCCCCAATCTGAAGGCCCTCGGGATCTACGATCTACCGTGGAACTCCACTTCCctatcgatcgcgatcgacgaCTTGAAGAAGCACGACATCCAACCGTACATTCGCAGCGATTATCTGTTCGATGAGTCCAAGTGCCCACTAAAGGTAGCGCCCTCATTTGGCAACGAAACCGACCACGAGCTGGGTGAGGATGGCAGAGATCGGCACGAGCACGGTATTGCTGGTGATAAGACGGCGGAGTATGTCGTCATTGCGTTGCTGCTGTGTATGGTTTGCGGGTTGATAGGTAAGCTGTTTGTCGACAGCCGATACTTCCCAGTGTTGTTCAAGGAGCGCATCCAGCGGCGATCGTCTATCTCGCACGAAAGTTTGGTATCGTGCGATCTGAATGGCTAG
- the LOC128722188 gene encoding leucine-rich repeat-containing protein 15-like produces MKLSFVGVVVGICLNAFVSIETAEAALCLCHPSSCLIINANSSVLSHLELHCPTPMININDLLILRYFEPSLHTDAFLSFPNLTSLEIFQGSLARIDPGTFEKVPDLTKIIIRNNMLSSLEDYTFRGLGSLQFLYLISNELATIAPNALDGLKNLTHVVLSSNKLASVPAELFRSSPGLLSIHLNNNMLKELPVGLFDNIAELIRLDLSNNQLVTFDFPQLKVTLLFLHNNSLTSLHLDDMTKVVQADQNRISTITGSGSGITDLLLNDNALTNITPLTHMTNLTKLNLSKNPLAPNSVFSGLSRLRELLLSHTNIQLSDATFANLTQLVMLDLSYNNLTELDFHMFSSQMELQSLIVAYNNISKINFIELREYLPELRVLEICGNGWNSTYLQQMLSHMRRYKLKADMQGLAHTVLFSSAYIELCGTEPAGKSTADDGDYYTDDISDILNEDIDEFYHSSTLKVDSRGQESTTARSDVTHVTVMNAAAEPSMRLNAVPNTASVQAVVPDADSTDPSSPLFIAFQVLAYMFAVFGVGCLVVLVYYLRQRRFDVHRLTPVDNADSVRLV; encoded by the exons ATGAAGCTTAGCTTCGTAGG TGTTGTAGTGGGCATTTGCCTGAATGCGTTCGTTTCTATCGAGACAGCGGAAGCGGCGTTATGTCTGTGTCACCCGTCCAGCTGCTTGATAATCAACGCGAACAGCTCCGTACTGAGCCACTTAGAGCTGCACTGCCCCACGCCCATGATCAACATCAACGATCTGCTGATCTTACGTTACTTCGAACCCAGTCTCCATACGGATGCGTTCTTGTCGTTCCCCAACCTCACATCACTGGAAATCTTCCAAGGCTCACTGGCCCGCATCGACCCCGGAACGTTCGAAAAAGTCCCCGACCTGACGAAGATCATCATTCGCAACAACATGCTGAGCTCGCTCGAGGACTACACGTTCCGCGGCTTAGGCTCGCTTCAGTTTCTTTACCTGATCTCGAACGAATTGGCGACTATTGCGCCGAATGCGCTTGACGGGCTCAAGAACCTCACTCATGTGGTGCTTTCCAGCAATAAGCTCGCTAGTGTGCCTGCCGAACTCTTCCGCTCCAGTCCCGGGTTATTGTCGATTCACTTGAACAACAACATGCTGAAGGAGCTGCCGGTCGGGCTTTTCGACAACATAGCTGAACTCATCCGGTTGGATCTATCCAACAACCAGCTGGTGACCTTCGATTTTCCCCAGCTCAAGGTAACGCTGCTGTTCCTGCACAACAATTCTCTTACAAGTCTGCATCTGGATGATATGACGAAAGTGGTACAAGCGGATCAGAACCGCATCAGCACAATCACCGGTTCTGGTTCCGGTATTACCGATCTGTTGCTGAATGATAACGCTCTCACGAACATCACGCCACTGACGCACATGACGAACCTCACGAAGCTTAACCTTAGCAAGAATCCGTTAGCACCGAACAGCGTGTTTAGTGGATTGTCTCGTCTCCGCGAGCTTCTGTTGAGTCACACCAACATCCAACTGAGCGATGCAACCTTTGCTAACCTCACTCAGCTGGTGATGTTAGATCTGTCCTACAACAATCTCACGGAGCTCGACTTCCATATGTTCAGCTCCCAAATGGAGCTGCAGTCGTTGATCGTCGCGtacaacaacatcagcaagaTCAACTTCATCGAGCTGCGTGAGTACCTGCCCGAGTTGCGTGTGCTCGAGATCTGCGGTAATGGCTGGAACTCGACCTATCTGCAGCAGATGTTGAGTCATATGCGCCGGTACAAGCTGAAGGCGGATATGCAGGGGTTGGCTCACACTGTGCTCTTTTCGTCTGCTTACATCGAACTGTGCGGGACGGAACCGGCTGGAAAGTCCACAGCCGATGACGGTGACTACTACACGGACGATATCAGTGATATCCTGAATGAGGACATCGACGAATTCTACCATTCATCTACGCTTAAAGTTGATAGCCGTGGGCAAGAATCTACCACGGCCAGATCGGATGTGACACACGTAACTGTAATGAACGCGGCAGCTGAGCCTTCGATGAGGTTAAACGCCGTACCAAACACCGCGTCTGTTCAAGCAGTAGTTCCTGACGCAGATTCGACAGACCCATCGTCACCGCTGTTCATAGCATTCCAAGTGCTGGCGTACATGTTTGCCGTGTTTGGGGTCGGGTGTCTCGTTGTGTTGGTGTACTACTTGCGTCAACGTCGGTTCGATGTTCATCGACTCACTCCCGTCGATAATGCAGACTCGGTGCGGCTCGTCTAG
- the LOC128722817 gene encoding chaoptin-like, which yields HWFSKTPKLQYLLFHHNRLSEIKHDTFEFLVELEELNLSYNNLTRLPSGVFHKQRKLKLLDLNHNRLVLLNLDSWLTTDGIIAMTFLDASYNQLVDMAWTDIGVRKVNLKYNNLTSVHINNNSIEVHASHNAIDSVVIGSGCNLEKLYLAHNNLHSFEWLEHCADTLRSLDISHNLQQKNTDFLNMKQITSLNIECTNISLNYKTLHDLRKLRFLDISYNNLKKIDLENLTSQRLLERLMISGNPIANISIGSIKRNFPNLKALGIYDLPWNSTSLSIAIDDLKKHDIQPYIRSDYLFDESKCPLKVAPSFGNETDHELGEDGRDRHEHGIAGDKTAEYVVIALLLCMVCGLIGKLFVDSRYFPVLFKERIQRRSSISHESLVSCDLNG from the coding sequence CACTGGTTCTCGAAAACTCCCAAGCTGCAATACCTGCTGTTTCACCATAACCGCCTGTCGGAGATAAAACATGACACGTTCGAGTTTCTCGTGGAGCTGGAGGAGCTCAACCTCTCGTACAACAACCTCACCAGATTGCCCAGTGGCGTGTTTCACAAGCAACGGAAGCTGAAGTTGCTCGACCTGAACCACAACCGGCTGGTGTTGCTCAATCTCGACAGTTGGCTCACCACAGATGGGATCATCGCCATGACGTTCCTTGACGCGTCATACAACCAACTGGTCGACATGGCCTGGACGGATATCGGCGTGCGTAAGGTGAACCTGAAGTACAACAACCTAACATCCGTtcacatcaacaacaacagcatcgaGGTGCACGCGTCCCACAACGCGATCGATTCCGTCGTAATCGGTAGTGGCTGTAACCTAGAGAAACTCTACCTCGCCCACAACAACCTGCATAGCTTCGAGTGGCTCGAGCACTGTGCCGATACACTACGATCGCTGGACATTTCGCACAACCTGCAACAAAAGAATACCGACTTCCTGAACATGAAGCAAATCACATCCCTCAACATCGAGTGTACCAACATCAGCCTGAACTACAAGACGCTGCACGACTTACGCAAGCTGCGCTTTCTGGACATCTCATACAACAACCTGAAGAAGATCGACCTGGAAAATCTCACGTCACAGCGGCTTCTGGAGCGGTTGATGATCAGCGGAAATCCGATCGCGAACATTTCAATCGGTTCGATCAAGCGCAACTTCCCCAATCTGAAGGCCCTCGGGATCTACGATCTACCGTGGAACTCCACTTCCttatcgatcgcgatcgacgaCTTGAAGAAGCACGACATCCAACCGTACATTCGCAGCGATTATCTGTTCGATGAGTCCAAGTGCCCACTAAAGGTAGCGCCCTCATTTGGCAACGAAACCGACCACGAGCTGGGTGAGGATGGCAGAGATCGGCACGAGCACGGTATTGCTGGTGATAAGACGGCGGAGTATGTCGTCATTGCGTTGCTGCTGTGTATGGTTTGCGGGTTGATAGGTAAGCTGTTTGTCGACAGCCGGTACTTCCCAGTGTTGTTCAAGGAGCGCATCCAGCGGCGATCGTCTATCTCGCACGAAAGTTTGGTATCGTGCGATCTGAATGGCTAG
- the LOC128730738 gene encoding V-type proton ATPase subunit S1, whose translation MGKLGVSVVLFLAFTVYGGANADSVPVFVWGKPSVTYVPALSRYTSSEFAALVDAQIDEKTFTIVFAEDRLSAEDLSQCRLKTQTCFKNLQQLERKSYLPSVEEPLSALEGSNAQSVQLLSDGSLSEKIVPQAGGVVVVNLSNGDFASHDALIDALYNRLRNEYPNIVAIYTGKTPSFSYSRLVRKTRQTEEPEPTPDILKNEVFLMTYEKFQYGPADAAPEQLTSAKLTDAVKVDNTTLDAQGPSMQISLTGAGAKVDLFFLHTQGSWEIKGVWFNNQEYYLRHRVHVNQHFSYRCNSWEYYSLDLANKIVFEEVQLQPFFPGVSETTEKFGDAWYCVGFTSGGILSGLFLVLIFLIIGSYGVSWMMDIRTMDRFDDPKGKTITVSTTE comes from the exons ATGGGCAAGTTGGGAGTTTCCGTTGTCCTCTTCCTGGCTTTCACCGTTTACGGTGGAGCGAACGCTGACAGTGTTCCTGTTTTCGTCTGGGGTAAACCCTC TGTTACGTATGTTCCAGCCCTCAGCCGGTACACGAGCTCCGAATTTGCAGCGCTGGTTGATGCTCAAATAGACGAGAAAACCTTCACGATCGTGTTTGCCGAAGATCGCCTCTCCGCGGAAGATCTCAGCCAGTGCAGGCTGAAGACGCAGACGTGCTTTAAAAACTTGCAGCAACTGGAACGCAAGTCGTACCTGCCCAGTGTCGAGGAACCGCTCAGCGCGCTGGAAGGCTCAAACGCCCAGAGTGTCCAGCTGCTGTCTGATGGATCGCTCAGCGAGAAGATTGTGCCGCAGGCGGGAGGAGTCGTGGTCGTAAACCTCTCAAACGGTGACTTTGCGTCACATGATGCGCTCATCGATGCCCTGTACAACCGTCTGCGCAACGAGTACCCCAACATCGTGGCGATCTACACCGGCAAAACACCGTCGTTCAGCTATTCCCGCTTGGTTCGCAAGACGCGTCAAACCGAGGAACCGGAACCCACGCCGGATATACTGAAAAATGAGGTCTTCCTGATGACGTACGAGAAGTTCCAGTACGGTCCCGCGGACGCGGCACCTGAACAGCTGACTTCCGCTAAGCTAACCGATGCGGTGAAGGTCGATAACACCACCCTCGATGCCCAGGGACCTTCGATGCAGATCAGCCTGACTGGTGCCGGAGCAAAGGTGGATCTGTTCTTCCTGCACACCCAGGGCTCGTGGGAAATCAAGGGCGTGTGGTTTAACAATCAGGAGTACTACCTGCGCCATCGGGTGCACGTGAACCAGCACTTCTCATACCGGTGCAATTCGTGGGAATACTACTCGCTCGATCTGGCCAATAAGATCGTCTTCGAAGAGGTGCAGCTTCAGCCGTTCTTCCCAGGCGTGTCGGAAACGACGGAAAAGTTTGGTGACGCGTGGTATTGCGTCGGATTTACCAGCGGTGGTATCTTGTCCGGGTTGTTCCTGGTGCTAATCTTCCTCATCATCGGCTCGTACGGTGTAAGCTGGATGATGGATATCCGCACGATGGATCGTTTCGATGATCCGAAGGGTAAAACGATTACGGTGAGCACCACCGAATAA